One Ranitomeya variabilis isolate aRanVar5 chromosome 5, aRanVar5.hap1, whole genome shotgun sequence DNA window includes the following coding sequences:
- the LOC143774625 gene encoding olfactory receptor 11L1-like, which yields MQSSNSNTVSEIVLLGFQNLQGFRFSFFLLLLVIYCVTICGNLLIILVVSSSRSLHSPMYFFLTQLSFSDILLSTTIVPIMLHIVLYEGSSVSFIGCLIQFYFFLASETLETLLLTLMSYDRYQAICHPLHYASVMTLTFCVNAILSCWVMVIVVILAFFIAITYLWFCGPNVIDHFFCDLDPILELSCSDTFFMKIEDMILAVPFGLCPFTVIIISYAYIITTILKIPSVTGRQKTFSTCSSHLAVVSLYYGSLFFIYLFPNTGTIKKLFSMLYTVITPLLNPIIYSLSNRDVKQEFKKLKSKMSSAL from the coding sequence ATGCAGTCCAGCAATTCCAACACAGTGTCTGAAATTGTGCTCTTAGGATTCCAGAATTTACAAGGTTTTaggttttctttctttcttctcctGCTGGTCATCTACTGTGTGACTATATGTGGAAACCTCCTGATCATTCTGGTGGTGTCCTCCAGCCGATCGCTCCACTCTCCCATGTACTTCTTCCTCACACAACTCTCCTTCTCCGATATTCTTCTCTCCACCACCATCGTACCCATCATGCTTCACATTGTGCTGTATGAGGGAAGTTCTGTGTCCTTTATTGGGTGTTTGAtacaattttatttctttttagcctcAGAAACTTTGGAAACTCTTCTCCTGACCTTGATGTCCTATGACCGGTATCAGGCCATCTGTCACCCTCTACATTACGCCTCAGTGATGACTCTCACATTTTGTGTAAATGCCATTCTCTCGTGTTGGGTGATGGTCATTGTTGTTATATTGGCTTTTTTCATAGCCATAACTTATCTGTGGTTCTGTGGGCCAAACGTCATTGACCATTTCTTCTGCGATTTAGATCCAATACTTGAACTTTCCTGCTCAGACACCTTCTTCATGAAAATAGAAGACATGATATTGGCTGTACCATTTGGACTTTGCCCCTTTACTGTCATCATAATTTCTTATGCCTATATTATCACCACCATACTGAAGATCCCCTCTGTGACCGGACGTCAGAAGACCTTCTCCACCTGCAGCTCTCACCTGGCTGTGGTGTCCTTATATTACGGGTCacttttttttatctatctatttccAAATACTGGAACTATAAAGAAATTATTTTCCATGCTCTACACGGTTATAACCCCGCTCCTCAATCCTATAATTTACAGTTTGAGCAATAGAGATGTTAAGCAGGAATTTAAAAAGCTCAAGAGCAAAATGTCATCTGCTCTGTAA